The stretch of DNA GAACTTAGGTAGTTGCCTTGTTAACTTTTTGTGCCTCTATAAAATTAGTAGGCAGATTGATTTGCCTGCAAAAGGCTTGTAATATATGGATCAAAAatcttgttttttaatattccCCACTGCTTAGTGCGTATCTAGAAACAATATTGTCTCCTCATTCTGGCTTATGTCTTCTTTCCCATGAGCAGCTGTAGCTGGCACCAGAGCCAACTTTCCCTAACATATTCAACATGATCTTTCACATATATTAGTGAGATAGTTATCAGTGACCTTTTTCATTATAGAGATTATAAATTTCTTAACCAAATGCCCTTATCCATTCTTTTCTTGCATCTCATTGAAGGGGTTCCTTGCTTCAGTTACAAAACTCACCTCCCCCAGCCTTGGCTCTACCAAGGCTGGGAGCTTGCTCTccccttctttaaaaaagcaagataATAAAAGCAAGTAAACATTAATTCCAAGCAAGCACCCTGCATTTCCAGCATAGACTGAtcacacaaaaaaacagaaacTATTTGATAATTATAGTACTCTGCCCACCTTTGTGCTATTACAGGTTAATAAAGGTAAGGGCCAGTGTGGAAATGAAGTTAAAGTGTTAGAATAGGACTTtgaaagacccaggttcaaattcctactcagtAATGAAGCTCACTAGGCCACTTACTTTCAGTGAGGTtacatcagagctttccaaactgtgtgtcgcgacataTTAGTGTGTTGATTGCAGTGTGTAGGCGTGTTGCACAATGGCTCTCtgtgctggaaaggggttagtttaacccctGGTTtgttagtaaaactgaattgctgtgtcgcgaaatgatgcatgtctaaaaagtgtgtcacctaCATGAAAAGTTAGGAAAACTGGGTTGCATGATGAGGAAGCCTGATGCAGATAACTGCTGAAGCTAAGTGGGTCTGGAGCTGGTCAGTGTCTGGATAAGAGACCACTTGGAAAAAACTTAAAATTGCATGATGGAAGAAAGTCATGATATAAAGGTACTAAATAAAgagaaaataatgaatgaattcctatgctccacaaataacccagagatgcattttaaataaagcctcacattctactcatgtaaaaacaccagacaggccccacaaataacccggagatgcattttaaataaaaggacacattctactaaagtaaaaacatgctgattcccggaccatccatgggccttagtttgcctacccatgatgtatgccaggcatccccaaacttcagccctccaggtgttttggcctacaactcccatgatccctagctaacaggaccagtggttggggaagatgggaattgtagtccaaaaaatctggagggccgaattttggggatgcctgatgtatgcTGTCTTGATCCCCTGAAGGAAGACAGAAATAAAGATGtaataaatgtgcatatatttaCTTATGAAATGTAATAAAATTCTCTTCTGTTTTCAGTTGCGAATTGCTGAACGAAAATTAATCTATAAAAGGGCTGAGTTATACCACAAAGAGTACAGGCAGATGTACCGGCGTGAAATTCGCATGGCCCGTATGGCTCGCAAAGCTGGCAATTACTATGTACCTGCTGAACCCAAACTGGCATTTGTGATCAGGATCAGAGGGTAAGATGAACAAATGCGTTGTGCTAATCCATAAATTAACAGTAGTTGGTTTCACACCCACACTGTATATGTAAGGaatatgacttcccccaaagaatcctgagaactgtagtttgttaagggtgctggaggtTGCAGCTGTTTGAGGGGCAGTCCAATACCTTGTGTAGAAGCCTCTATTCAGGTTATCCTTAGTTAAAAATGGTTCTAAGGATGTGTGCCTAAAGAATTGACCAGCTAGTAGGAAGTTTCATGAAGTCCAGGttttagaataaataaaataaaaatattttaagtgtgtTTATGGGAGGGGTGATAGTGGTTTTGATTTTGTTCCaaatatttgtgcttttatcctgtatttttatcttgtgaaccaccctgaaatctttggatgaaaggcggtatataaGTGTAATGCATGAatcattaaatataaataaatataattttacttAACATTCAAATTATACATGTTGGGCCTAATGCAGAGCAAGACTTTCAGCCTTATATCAGTGTTAAGGCCTAATTGATTTCAAAGTGAAAGAGCATAactttttgctttgcatttttaagtaATATCCCACAAGTTTCAGTATATTGAGGAAAGCTCCACTGAGCACACTTGGACTTAATTTTGAGTTTAAAATGCATGAGTGCTCTGTTCTGCTTATGGTCTAGGTGTACCGTATATTCCgatgtataagatgactgggcgtataagacgaccccccaacttttccagttaaaatatagagtttggtatatatTCGCTGTATAAGAGCCATGATGGGGTTTTGACTGCAGTCCTCAGGAGTGAGATCTGAGAGGTCCCTTTAACCTGAAattgggcacaagattcaataTCTGAGGTTAAGCCCAGTTCCCCATATCAATCTCAGACGCATCTAGATGGGACTGGGAATGTGAATCTGAATCCCTggagcgctgctgccagtcagtgcagacaccaCTAAGTGACATGGACTAATGGCCTTGCTTGGTCTATAAGGCAACTCCCTATGCTCCTGTGGGGAGAACTGGGTTTCATTGAAACTCAATGGCCTTTTCTCCACATCCTTTCCTGGGAGAGCTGCCCTTTTGCCAGCCCCCTTGTTTTGGGAGCATTTCCATTCACCGCAGAGGACTGAGTtgctccttccacccacccagaaggcagcacttgcagagcagagagacaacagcctcctgccttctccttgcaggaaagccttcCCTTTTGTTCATGCACATGTGGCTTTGGGCGGCTGGGCTGAGCGGGCTATCCTCTCTAGGTctcctgctcagttccttttaACTGCTGGCAAGCCAAGCGCACCCAGCTcagccccttctccctctctaaaGCAGGAGCCTTCCCTTTTGTTCGTGCACGTGCGGCGTCGGGCAGTTGGGCTGAGCGGACTATCCTCTCTAGGACTCTGCTGCTGATGCTGCCGCCTCACTTCAGGCAAGGGGTGAAGTGGGCGAGGCCGACGCAGAggtggctccgtgtgcctcctcgATGAAGAGGCACTGATCCGGGTCgcgaagccatgagggagccgttcGCCACGGCGGGGATCAGCCCTCTCCCGAGTGCGCTTCTTCGGGGACTTCTTCAGAAGTGAGCTGGGAAACTTTGCCATGCGCCACGGCGGTCCCAGCTCCGCGCCCGGCTCCCCTCGTTCCTTCGGCGTTCATATGGTTGCCGCATATGGCAGGGATATGGCTGCAGCCGTTTTTTagctccccccaccatatgcAGCGACCGCAGATTCTAGTACCCGGTGTTTacgacgacccccaacttttgagacgaTTTTCATGGGTTAGAAAATtgccttatacgccggaatatacggtaatttaGTCACTGAAAGCCTTCAGACTGCCTAAGAATCAGTGATTACTAATAAAGTAACATAATGAAATAGTTAAATAATAGCATCCAGTGTAGCATTTAAAATAATGGTATTTAGCATATTTAGATCCCGGTGCTCAAAAGCTGTCAGTGCCCCCAGCCCGGCAATACTTCATTTGGGTTTAGTTTGCTACCAACAGTGGTAGCTTTCTGTGAATATGAGCACAGCTGAGCCACAATGGCAGAGGGGTAGCGATAAAACAGATGGAAGAGTGTGAAGAATAAACATGTCTTGACCTAAAAAATGAAGTGTAAGAAGAATAAACATGTCTTCGCCTGAAAAATGAAAGGTGGTACAGTTTGCTCCATGgaaatgctggggtggggggaagcacttGTATAGGTTACTACCACAATGAAGGCCTCTTGCTTGTCTTGGATTGCATAACGGTTGCCACTTTTTCTAAATGCTCCTTATTTTGAATTGTGCAAGGACTTTGTTTTGGTAGGATTTTTTTAATCCTTTAGTGGACTGTTTGTATGGGGGGCAAAAGTATCTTTAATGCTATCCAGCAAAAATAAATGTCATTGGCATGTTAATTATAATGTAAGTTCAGCTATCTGGAGTGTTACATGTTTTACTAATATGATGAAAATTTTCATTGGAAGTAGCTGGTAGTTAAATCTGTGGAGAACGTGCTGAAAAGAAACATGTTTTACTACACTTTCAGAATTAATGGCGTTAGTCCCAAGGTTCGCAAGGTACTGCAGCTTCTTCGCCTGCGTCAAATTTTCAATGGCACATTTGTGAAACTCAACAAAGCATCCATTAACATGCTGAGGATTGTTGAACCTTACATTGCATGGGGGTAAGTTGAATCTTAAATTTAGTGGTATATATTGTTCCCTATATATGTTGCTTTCTGCTTGTCTGCGTTGGACAAAGTGGTCTCTACCTCCTGCTCCAGAGCAGAAAGTTCTACTCTGTGCTGCAATAGCAGACTGAACATTGCATCATACATATTTAGAAGGTTGAAGCATAATGAGGttggcagcatttttaaaaatacactgatCTATAGTGTAGCCCATATATGACCAGCTAATGTCCCACAAGAGGTATTTGTTTGCAGTTTCACTTGTGTGGAATGATGCAACAAGTTTCCATGTGCATTTCATGTTACTCTTTTGTGTACTGTACAGAATGTGTAGcacaaataaatatacagtagaCCCTTGGGTTACATTACTCTTGAGtaacgtaaacttcgggttgcgaaagcggcaaacctggaagtatttttctgggtttcacagctcgcacatgcgcagaagagctcCATCATGCCATGCACAGAAGTGGCGCCTCTGGATATAGATTTTTCGGGGAGTGCATGGatccccagaacgaattaaatttgtatccagagggtccactgtacctTCTTCTGTTTACCAAAGTTCTCTTTCATGCCTCTTTCCCCTCTTGTCACATTTTAGACTGTAAACCTTTTTGGGCTGGAACTTTAGCTACTGTGTAATGTCTGGAATTGCAAAGTTTCCTGCCAGTAGTCCTGTGAAAGGATTTTTGTTTGAGGAACTGCCTTGGTTATCTTCTCCAAGTTGATTACTTCATACCATCAGACAAGTCTACTTCCATAATAACTTCATCTTTATAATACATAGGGGCTAGATAGTTTTAGctctggatgcgggtggcgctgtggtctaaaccacagagcctagggcttgccgatcagaaggttggcaattcgGATCCCCGCGACGGGGAGAGCGtctgttgctcgatcccagctcctgcatgtcaaagtacaagtagatcaataggtactgctccggtgggaaggtaaacagagtttccatgcgctgctctggtttcgccagaagtggcttagtcatgctggtcacatgacccggaagttgtacgccagctccctcagccagtaaagcgagatgagcgctgcaaccccagagttgtttgtgactggaccttacggtcgggggtacctttacctttaatgtttggAGAAGTACAGTAATTCATGATAATACAGGTGTTGGCTCTTTCTGGCCTATGTTACCCAAAGGGCTATGGACTAGAGCAGttgtcctcaacccccgggccacggaccggtaccgggccgcccaaggaacatttaaatacaattaaattaaaattattaaatcaaaacaatctaaataaaatataaacaatcaacgtccacccctcagcgggccgcggtaaaattatcaaacgttgactggtccgcggcgataaaaaagTTGGGGAGCACTGCACTAGAGTATAGGTTGGTAAATGATACTTTTTCTTGCTGATGAAAACTTCCAATGTGGCATTTCTATATAGGAAACCAtattctagttcaggcatccccaaacttcggccctccagatgttttggactacaattcccatcttccccaaccactggtcctgttagctagggatcatgggagttgtaggccaaaacatctggagggccgcagtttggggatgcctgttctagttccTGCTGAACAACAAAATTCAGTGTGATTGTACAGTTAAAAGTATCACTCCTATTTGGGAaagtgttgtacagtggtacctcggtttgcgaccgcaatccgttccgcggagtcGGTCGCTCTCCAAATCGGTCActcgccaaaggcacgcttctgcacacacacgcgcttctgtgcacacacgcgctgcgcagatcgcttctgcgcatccgagcgccgtggaacccggatataaacacttccgggttcacggtggtcggaaaccgaagcggtcgcaaacagaggtttgactgtattaaaaTAGTGAATTAATTCCTATGGTCCTGGAAGTGGTAGTAGTTCCCAGCAACAAATACTGGGCCCAAATATTTGCCTCCAGGGTACCTGTAGTAGCTCTCCTCCCATATAAGCCTGTCTTTTTAAGATTTGCACAGGCTCTTCTCTGCATTCTAATGGTAGTGGAAGCATAGTTGGTTGGGACATCTTCTATCCCTTCTGTCAAGAATGCAGAAATCCCTGCCTCAAtaagtttgcccccccccaaacccaccttATGTCACTTATTGAAAATATTTTTGATCTGGCAAGCTTTTGGCCTGCTGGGTTAAGTTATCTTAATGTGGTTATAGTAGACTTGTGTTGGATGCTTTTTCTCTACTTCATGCTTGTATTTTACTGACCTAAGTTTGTGTCAGATCTTTAATGTACGCTTTCCAATTATGACTCTAACTTGAATATTGTACATTGTCCTTTGTATTGTGATTGGAAGAGGAgggtagaaatttaattaataaacaaatacaaaatatgtgtcGTCATTTCTCCCCCACCATCTCTCTGTCATAAATATGTTCCAAGCGGATTTCCTTCCTGCTTTGGCtaaaaatgatttccccccccccaacaccctccTTTCTGTCCTGCCCAATGCAATCTTCCACTGTGTGCCAGAAGTTGTCCATGCTAATTTTCATTCCTTGTGAGAGTAGTTTTGTTCCCAGCATTCAAACCCAAAAGCTTATGTCTGTGTTCAGCTACTTAATTTTAGAAATTAGTTGGCTGTGTTAAATACAGATGTGTACTGAATGGACAAACAGTAACATGTTGAGGACACAATATTGCCAGTGAACTCATGCATTTGGCATACACATTTTTAACTTAGAAATTCAAGCAGCTTATTTTCATTATGTTACTAAGTTAGCAGTGCTGTTGTCATTCCTTATCTTTTGTTCCAGTTACCCCAACTTGAAATCTGTGCATGAGTTGATCTACAAGCGTGGTTTTGGGAAGATCAACAAGCAGCGCATTGCTTTGACAGATAACTCTCTCATCAAAAGATGCCTGGGTAAGTAAACTTATGGCAACTTGTACTGGATTATTTTAGTGTATCTCTATATCTGTAAGCTTTGCGAGCTGAGATTTGAACCTAACACATTCTGGTTTTCACGTCTAGCCACAACCAACTCTTGCCTAAGATTGTGGTTTAGCATTAGAAGTCAACatcaaaatagaaaaaagtaaCTTCAGTTTAACTTAATGTCAAACAAATACGAGTAAACTCTTCAGTTAGTTTTTCAGAGTGCCACTATCAAGTTGTGACGGACATTTTGGCTTTAGTGACAAAATGTGCCCATTCTGTTGGACATGCAGTGTATAGCGATATACATTTCCCATGTCCCAGTTCCTTCTTGGTTGCGATGCTCTCATTTGGGTGACTTGGTAAATTGCATTCTCTCAGCTCCCCACAGGGTGATTGCAACAATCAATGAATGGGAAGGCACTTTGTACTCTGAACCTTTTCTAACTCTACTTTTAGGAAAACATGGCATCATTTGCATGGAGGATCTGATCCATGAAATCTATACTGTTGGCAAAAACTTCAAAGCAGCAAACAACTTTCTCTGGCCATTCAAGCTGTCTTCTCCACGGGGTGGAATGAAGAAGAAAACTATTCACTTTGTAGAAGGTGGTGATGCAGGAAACAGGGAAGACCAGATTAACCGGCTCATCAGGAGGATGAATTAATGGTATGCTCAGCTGGAGAACTTATTTCAAGTGATATTACAGTATTTAAATATAAACTTGTAGCGAGGGTTTCCTTCACACATCTTAAGTTTTTCAAGGGTGTGTACAGAAAAGATccattgctttgtttgtttttgtacacATATCCACCTTGCACAAGGGATGTAGGCTTCTGGTTGTAGAATATTATTTTCATGTGGAGTCTTGGGAATTCATTGACAAAGTTAAGCAGATCTTGTCATGGTCAGTTCCCAGGTGGGAAACTGAGCATCACATGTTAATTGTATTGCTTCCTAAAGGAGCTCCTTATACCTTTATGGAATAGAGGTGGTGAATCCACAGTCTTAGCTTGCAAAGGCACTTCTCTCTCAGCCACAGGTTCCTTCCTGTTTTGTGCACACTAAGACTTTCTAGGGGTGACACCCTGCCAGAGGCAGAAGAAGTGCCTTTGTAAATGAAGTAAGAGGCTTTCATTGCCCCTCTCCTAGCTAGGAAATGCAATGGCATCTCAGCACAACATTTCAAAGACCAGCAGAAGATGGGGGAGGAACTTGTGTTTGTCTTCCTGTGTGCATGTGAGTGAGTATACAATGATCATGCCGCCCACAGGATAAAGCAATATGGCAAAATTCTACAACAAACTTAACTATTTAGACCAAACTGCCCCAATGTGCAGGATTAAAAATAATGTACAATAAAGCTATACAATCTTTAACTTGATTTTTTCTGGAGTATCTGACAAATATAGGTGTGGATGGCAGTTTGTCTAGCTGTAGAATTACAGCTTTGTTATGTACCTTACTTCCCTTTGTATTCGGAACTCATATTGTCCTGTTAAGCCATAAGCTGCAAGCTTCTTATTCAGAGAACAAATTATGCCCCCTATTGCTCTATTTGTGCTATTAAATCTTTTGGGTGGTTGGTTAAGATGGACTTTAGACTGCACTTTGAGTGTGTTTTAGAGTAATAATTACAGTAGTATACAGAGTTGGCTATATGGGAAACAGTCACCACAGGCAGCCAGATAAGTGACTTTTTGGTTCA from Zootoca vivipara chromosome 8, rZooViv1.1, whole genome shotgun sequence encodes:
- the RPL7 gene encoding large ribosomal subunit protein uL30, encoding MAGEEAKKLPSVPESLLKKRKAFADMKAKRLKKLLVQKKLRIAERKLIYKRAELYHKEYRQMYRREIRMARMARKAGNYYVPAEPKLAFVIRIRGINGVSPKVRKVLQLLRLRQIFNGTFVKLNKASINMLRIVEPYIAWGYPNLKSVHELIYKRGFGKINKQRIALTDNSLIKRCLGKHGIICMEDLIHEIYTVGKNFKAANNFLWPFKLSSPRGGMKKKTIHFVEGGDAGNREDQINRLIRRMN